In Trueperaceae bacterium, a single genomic region encodes these proteins:
- a CDS encoding peptidase M14, which produces MKVSVAHNRYYDYEELSALLKSLENNYPDLLNLYSIGHSFGGRDIWVLEITNPVTGPADSKPAYYIDAQIHAEEHATSSVALYASWYLLTNYGIDEEVTRLLDQQVFYILPRLNPDGAELSLKEPYRLWCGNGRFSPDEIRSSGLIEQDIDENGMLLRMRVPDPKGEWKKSAKDSRLMVQREPGEEGGDYYRLYPEGLIRDFDGIDVPIEQPRDGNLNRNFPANWAPETVEYGAGEAPLSEPEASALARFILDHPNIAGMCAYHTHGGVILRPSMTRYDSEMSPRDLTLYQDLGAVGSKLTGYPTISIFEEFTPDKSKPRHGGLMDWTYEEMGIISFGTEVWDIEIEAGVKKEAFLNFHPKGEEAQQKVFDWVIENVGELGWRDWTPFDHPQLGQVEIGGMNYIWTYRNPPGHLLENICHKNVLFNLRHAAAAPRICLETVVAEPLGNDLFKIRAVVTNHGYLPTNLSDIALKNKVAKPVQLTIELEGAELVMNPAIVDLGHLAGRNERSHPWSPWGQQWSPVGKSAEWLIRTETDQPIVRVKAISQKGGTHTKELVSPF; this is translated from the coding sequence ATGAAGGTTTCCGTTGCGCATAATCGCTACTACGACTACGAAGAGCTTTCTGCTCTTCTAAAGTCTCTAGAAAATAATTATCCGGATCTCTTGAACCTCTACTCTATCGGACATAGCTTCGGTGGCCGCGATATTTGGGTGCTAGAAATCACCAACCCAGTAACAGGACCAGCTGACAGCAAACCCGCCTACTACATCGATGCACAAATACATGCTGAAGAGCATGCTACCTCCTCCGTGGCACTTTATGCATCTTGGTATCTACTGACGAATTACGGTATCGATGAGGAGGTAACGCGCCTATTAGATCAGCAGGTGTTTTATATTCTTCCGCGACTCAATCCTGACGGTGCCGAACTTTCACTCAAAGAACCATATCGCCTTTGGTGTGGAAATGGTCGTTTTAGCCCTGACGAGATTCGCAGTAGTGGGCTCATTGAACAGGACATTGACGAAAATGGAATGCTGCTGAGAATGCGTGTTCCTGACCCAAAGGGTGAGTGGAAGAAGAGCGCCAAGGATTCAAGGCTGATGGTCCAGCGCGAGCCAGGTGAGGAGGGAGGAGACTATTATAGGCTCTATCCAGAGGGATTAATTCGCGATTTTGATGGCATTGATGTACCAATTGAACAGCCCCGAGACGGTAACCTTAATCGCAATTTCCCAGCTAACTGGGCACCGGAAACCGTTGAGTATGGGGCCGGCGAAGCACCGTTATCCGAACCCGAGGCCTCGGCCCTCGCGCGTTTCATTCTTGACCATCCGAACATCGCTGGCATGTGCGCATATCACACGCACGGTGGCGTCATTCTAAGGCCGTCGATGACTCGGTATGACAGTGAAATGTCGCCCCGGGACCTGACTCTATATCAGGATCTAGGAGCAGTAGGCTCCAAACTTACTGGTTACCCTACGATTTCTATTTTTGAAGAGTTCACACCTGACAAGTCTAAACCCCGCCATGGTGGTCTGATGGACTGGACCTATGAAGAAATGGGAATAATTAGCTTCGGTACCGAGGTCTGGGATATCGAGATTGAGGCTGGCGTCAAAAAGGAAGCGTTTTTGAACTTTCATCCCAAAGGCGAGGAGGCGCAGCAGAAAGTTTTCGATTGGGTTATCGAAAACGTTGGAGAACTAGGTTGGCGCGATTGGACCCCATTCGACCACCCTCAACTTGGGCAAGTGGAAATCGGAGGTATGAACTATATCTGGACCTACCGTAATCCTCCGGGTCATTTATTAGAAAATATCTGCCATAAAAACGTGCTCTTTAATTTGCGACATGCCGCAGCAGCTCCCCGTATCTGCCTTGAAACCGTCGTGGCTGAACCTCTTGGTAACGACCTCTTTAAAATTCGTGCAGTAGTTACTAACCACGGATACCTACCAACTAACCTTTCTGATATCGCCCTTAAAAACAAGGTGGCTAAACCGGTCCAACTCACAATTGAACTGGAAGGAGCTGAGTTAGTAATGAATCCTGCTATCGTTGACCTAGGCCACTTGGCAGGCCGAAATGAACGTAGTCATCCTTGGTCACCATGGGGACAACAGTGGTCTCCGGTAGGCAAATCCGCAGAATGGTTGATCCGCACTGAAACCGATCAACCCATTGTGCGCGTAAAAGCAATTTCGCAAAAGGGAGGTACACACACTAAGGAACTAGTTAGCCCCTTTTAA
- a CDS encoding sorbitol dehydrogenase: MKSIAVTEPGRLQVVEVPEPMPTPYQVRLQTEAACLCNITDRKIIEGRFPGVENFPFLLGHETVGIVETVGDKVRNFEMGDRVIGGLLIPYESDQYDSAWGGFSQYLLAGDHQAMVDDGVATSDHGWLDTYEVMKSVPSYIGVEDAVMMCTWREVLSSFTDFDLKPGKDLIVFGAGAVGLSFVKFARLLGFNEIVSIDPNYHKREKALAMGATSAYAPDDVNISTLAIDRGCPFDAVIDAVGKEVVINAGIPLIGMGSSICIYGTLSSSSLSLEFGNGPYNFDIKVHQWPTRFLEAGAQKQLVEWVKDGQLSYSEFIDAEYPFQEIDLAFKEIKKSKPIKTLFRF; the protein is encoded by the coding sequence ATGAAGTCAATAGCAGTTACTGAACCGGGGCGCCTGCAGGTAGTAGAGGTACCAGAACCCATGCCAACCCCATACCAAGTGCGACTTCAGACTGAGGCAGCTTGCCTTTGCAACATTACTGATCGGAAAATAATTGAAGGCCGATTTCCAGGTGTCGAAAACTTTCCTTTCCTTCTTGGACACGAGACGGTAGGTATTGTTGAGACTGTTGGCGATAAGGTCCGTAATTTTGAAATGGGCGACAGAGTAATTGGTGGTCTATTAATCCCTTATGAAAGCGACCAATACGACAGCGCTTGGGGCGGATTCTCTCAGTACCTCCTTGCTGGGGATCACCAAGCCATGGTCGATGACGGGGTAGCTACCTCTGACCACGGATGGCTTGATACCTATGAGGTCATGAAATCCGTGCCTTCTTACATTGGCGTTGAGGACGCGGTGATGATGTGTACATGGCGAGAGGTACTCAGTTCTTTTACCGACTTCGATCTCAAACCGGGTAAAGACTTAATTGTGTTTGGCGCCGGTGCAGTGGGCCTGAGCTTTGTGAAATTCGCCCGTCTGCTGGGCTTTAACGAAATAGTTTCTATTGATCCTAATTATCACAAGCGTGAAAAAGCCTTAGCTATGGGCGCAACCAGTGCTTATGCACCAGATGACGTAAATATCTCTACGCTAGCAATAGACCGTGGCTGTCCTTTTGATGCGGTCATAGATGCCGTCGGCAAAGAAGTCGTCATCAATGCAGGAATACCTCTCATAGGTATGGGAAGTTCTATCTGCATTTACGGTACGCTCAGCAGCTCTTCCCTATCTCTCGAGTTCGGCAACGGACCCTACAATTTCGATATCAAGGTACACCAATGGCCAACTCGTTTTCTCGAGGCTGGAGCGCAAAAACAATTGGTCGAGTGGGTCAAAGACGGCCAGTTGAGCTACTCAGAATTCATCGACGCAGAATATCCTTTTCAGGAAATCGACTTAGCCTTCAAGGAGATTAAGAAGAGCAAGCCCATCAAGACATTGTTCCGCTTCTAA
- a CDS encoding galactonate dehydratase, protein MKLSSIETFQVPPRWLFVRIETDDGAVGWGEASLEGYAEAVVGVFEALRDRFLGTDPNRIEDIWQVAYRGGFYRGGPVLMSALSGLDQALWDLKGKVLGVPTWELLGGRVRDRIRAYGWIGGDRPKDVAQAARERREQGFDTVKMNATSELNYIASVADLKEVVARVEAVKVEGLEVAVDFHGRLHRGMAAQLMTMLEPHRPFFVEEPVLSEHLQAVLELGRSTSIPLALGERLYSRWDVKPFLEQGGIDILQPDLSHAGGISEVRRIAAMAETYDVAIAPHCPLGPIALAACLQIAACTPNVVIQEMSLGIHYNRGADLHTFMLDPTVLTPIDGYLPIPTGPGLGVELNHEAITEASRNPHRWRNEIWRLEDGSFAEW, encoded by the coding sequence ATGAAGCTGAGTTCTATCGAGACCTTTCAAGTTCCGCCTCGTTGGTTGTTTGTGCGTATTGAGACAGACGATGGAGCTGTAGGTTGGGGTGAGGCAAGCCTCGAGGGATACGCAGAGGCAGTAGTAGGTGTTTTCGAGGCTCTTCGAGATCGCTTTCTTGGTACCGATCCAAACCGCATTGAAGACATTTGGCAGGTGGCATACCGCGGTGGTTTCTACCGCGGTGGCCCGGTACTTATGAGTGCCCTTTCGGGGCTCGATCAGGCATTGTGGGACTTAAAGGGAAAAGTCCTGGGAGTACCTACATGGGAACTTCTTGGTGGTCGCGTACGTGACCGGATTAGAGCGTATGGTTGGATTGGTGGAGATCGACCGAAGGATGTGGCACAAGCAGCTCGGGAACGCCGAGAGCAGGGCTTCGACACCGTGAAAATGAACGCTACATCTGAACTTAATTATATTGCCAGCGTCGCTGATCTCAAAGAGGTCGTAGCTCGGGTCGAGGCAGTCAAAGTTGAGGGTTTAGAGGTAGCTGTAGACTTTCACGGTCGCCTTCATCGTGGTATGGCAGCACAACTCATGACTATGCTAGAGCCTCATCGACCTTTTTTCGTAGAGGAACCTGTTTTAAGCGAGCACCTTCAGGCCGTGTTGGAACTCGGACGTTCTACAAGTATTCCATTAGCTCTCGGCGAGCGTCTTTACAGCCGTTGGGACGTTAAACCATTTCTTGAGCAAGGTGGAATAGATATCTTGCAACCAGATCTTTCCCATGCTGGAGGGATTTCTGAGGTCCGGCGTATTGCTGCTATGGCGGAGACCTATGATGTGGCTATAGCACCACATTGTCCGCTAGGGCCTATTGCTTTGGCGGCATGTTTGCAAATTGCGGCTTGTACGCCAAATGTTGTCATCCAAGAAATGTCTTTAGGAATCCATTACAACCGAGGGGCCGATCTTCATACGTTCATGTTAGATCCAACAGTACTCACGCCGATAGACGGGTACCTGCCGATTCCAACTGGACCAGGACTTGGGGTTGAACTGAACCATGAAGCTATTACGGAGGCTAGTAGGAACCCGCACCGATGGAGAAATGAAATTTGGCGTCTAGAGGATGGTAGTTTCGCAGAGTGGTAG
- a CDS encoding circadian phase modifier CpmA, translating into MSPNDYLLDLAREERIGVSEAVYCLSKSPEQVAAIVDHAQAEGLRLLLTRLSSDKAALLPPESRAALNYDPESGTAVLGPIPQASGEASVAIVSAGTSDVPAAREASRTLEFHGETSTLFTDVGVAGLWRLLERREEIATHRVVIAVAGMEGALFSVLGGLIGNPLIAVPTSTGYGVTEGGNAAMYSALGSCSPGVVAVNIDNGYGAACAALRVLKHNS; encoded by the coding sequence ATGTCACCTAACGATTACCTTCTTGACCTAGCCCGTGAGGAACGTATTGGCGTTTCGGAGGCTGTATATTGCCTTTCGAAGAGTCCGGAACAAGTGGCAGCGATTGTTGATCATGCTCAGGCCGAAGGGCTGCGTTTACTTCTCACGCGCCTTAGTTCTGATAAGGCGGCACTGCTCCCGCCTGAGTCTCGAGCTGCTCTTAACTACGATCCAGAGTCTGGTACGGCTGTATTGGGACCAATTCCCCAAGCTTCAGGAGAGGCGAGCGTAGCCATAGTTTCAGCAGGAACCTCTGATGTTCCTGCTGCTCGTGAAGCCTCACGCACCCTTGAATTCCATGGTGAAACAAGTACTCTTTTCACTGATGTTGGTGTTGCCGGCCTGTGGAGGCTCCTTGAAAGACGGGAAGAGATCGCTACTCACCGTGTTGTTATTGCTGTTGCAGGAATGGAAGGAGCCCTGTTTAGTGTTCTAGGCGGCCTTATCGGCAACCCCTTAATAGCCGTCCCTACCTCTACCGGATACGGTGTGACCGAGGGTGGTAACGCTGCAATGTACTCTGCTCTGGGCAGTTGTTCTCCTGGTGTGGTAGCGGTCAATATCGACAACGGCTACGGAGCCGCTTGTGCAGCACTTAGAGTCCTAAAGCACAACTCATGA
- a CDS encoding 5-carboxymethyl-2-hydroxymuconate isomerase has protein sequence MRIGTVWHAGEPTMALAHENKVLSLKGAVSNLVSSTLAARLPATVKELLAFGPEALESVRRAANALEVGAKISQSAIIGGVDEVDLLPPLQPGKLICLAGNYAEHLEEGGTQRAPEKETTNPWLFSKPVSTGLIGPGDTVILPHITDSIDWEVELGIVMGQRAKYVSASEAENYXAGYTIFNDISARKLNLAPHRTQRPMDGFYDWLTGKQMDTHACMGPWVVTSDAIGDPQNLGIKLSVNGQLKQDSSTSRMIFFIPEIVEFVTKVMTLEPGDVIATGTPAGVGATKGDYLKDGDLIEAEIENIGKLRNPVAAENPE, from the coding sequence ATGCGTATAGGAACTGTTTGGCACGCTGGGGAGCCCACAATGGCGCTTGCCCATGAAAACAAAGTCTTAAGCCTCAAGGGTGCTGTTTCTAACCTGGTGTCGAGCACCTTGGCGGCTCGACTTCCCGCAACCGTCAAGGAACTATTGGCATTTGGTCCGGAAGCTCTGGAATCAGTACGTCGTGCAGCAAATGCCCTCGAGGTTGGCGCCAAAATCTCACAATCTGCCATCATCGGTGGCGTCGATGAGGTAGATCTACTGCCCCCTCTGCAACCCGGTAAACTCATTTGCTTAGCTGGCAACTATGCTGAACATCTAGAGGAGGGCGGTACACAACGGGCACCGGAAAAAGAGACAACAAATCCTTGGCTCTTCTCAAAACCTGTCAGTACAGGTCTGATCGGCCCCGGAGATACCGTTATCCTGCCCCATATCACTGACAGCATTGATTGGGAGGTAGAACTCGGAATAGTCATGGGTCAACGGGCCAAGTACGTTTCAGCTAGTGAAGCAGAGAACTACATNGCTGGCTACACCATCTTCAACGATATCTCCGCACGTAAATTGAACTTAGCACCGCACCGCACACAGCGTCCGATGGATGGCTTCTATGACTGGTTGACCGGCAAACAAATGGACACGCATGCCTGCATGGGGCCTTGGGTCGTCACTAGTGACGCGATAGGTGACCCACAAAACCTAGGGATCAAGCTATCGGTTAACGGTCAACTCAAGCAGGACTCATCAACATCCCGGATGATCTTCTTTATTCCCGAAATCGTTGAATTCGTCACTAAAGTGATGACTCTAGAACCCGGTGACGTTATCGCTACTGGCACTCCCGCTGGCGTTGGCGCCACAAAAGGAGATTACTTAAAGGACGGTGACCTTATCGAGGCTGAGATCGAAAACATAGGCAAGCTTCGTAATCCAGTTGCCGCTGAAAATCCCGAATAA
- a CDS encoding peptidase M24, translating to MESDLAPLTETFYRRKVNQIQDRLYENRVDGLLLLNTDNVVYASGFFHSPTERPVGFYVPARGEPILFIPLLEQENAGETWVGDIRTYFEFPGEEHPILWMARECGARRLGLDSVPHIIFEQVRRLGVMPTITNLVEKLRHIKEPEELLLVAQAARYADVCLQYIKDQTSNILQDGGTEVDILHACLTSTRERMDKELGGAFLNIKNSIVGSVHTGPRAALPHGKPIDRSPKKGDVLIAGIGASVGGYHGESGATFILGDATAEQLHCLRAAAACDAATAASLRPGITCAEVNSVALEVLDEAGYKEHIRHRIGHGMGVQGHESPWLAPGDKTELQPAMVFSSEPGIYRPGIDGYRTINTLIVTPGKAHIASRFLAANPPENRVITI from the coding sequence ATGGAATCAGATCTCGCTCCTTTAACCGAGACCTTCTACCGGCGTAAAGTCAATCAAATCCAGGACCGACTTTACGAGAACCGCGTCGACGGCCTACTGCTTCTCAATACAGACAATGTAGTTTACGCTTCGGGCTTCTTCCACTCGCCCACAGAACGACCCGTTGGTTTCTACGTACCCGCTAGGGGAGAACCCATCTTATTTATTCCCCTTCTAGAGCAGGAAAACGCTGGGGAGACTTGGGTCGGTGACATCAGGACATACTTTGAGTTTCCTGGCGAGGAGCACCCAATTCTCTGGATGGCACGGGAGTGTGGAGCTAGGCGCCTTGGACTAGACTCAGTGCCACACATCATTTTCGAACAAGTCCGTCGTTTAGGAGTGATGCCAACAATCACGAACCTTGTTGAAAAACTCCGCCATATTAAAGAACCAGAAGAGCTACTTCTAGTAGCTCAGGCAGCTCGATATGCGGACGTGTGCTTGCAATATATAAAGGATCAAACTTCTAACATCCTTCAGGATGGTGGGACCGAAGTAGATATACTTCACGCGTGCTTGACTTCGACACGCGAACGTATGGACAAAGAACTTGGTGGAGCTTTCCTCAATATAAAGAACTCTATAGTTGGTAGCGTGCACACCGGGCCCCGCGCAGCCCTTCCCCATGGGAAACCCATTGATCGTTCGCCTAAAAAGGGAGACGTACTTATTGCCGGTATAGGTGCCTCTGTTGGGGGTTACCATGGCGAAAGTGGGGCCACCTTCATTCTAGGAGATGCTACAGCTGAACAGTTGCACTGCCTTCGAGCAGCGGCCGCTTGCGATGCTGCTACGGCAGCTTCATTACGACCAGGAATCACATGCGCTGAGGTTAACTCAGTAGCCTTGGAGGTTTTAGACGAGGCAGGTTACAAGGAACACATTAGGCATAGGATCGGGCATGGGATGGGTGTTCAAGGACATGAAAGCCCTTGGCTAGCACCTGGTGATAAAACGGAACTCCAACCCGCCATGGTCTTTTCGAGTGAACCTGGAATCTACCGTCCAGGCATTGATGGTTATCGAACGATTAACACATTGATAGTCACACCCGGCAAAGCGCACATTGCAAGCCGGTTTCTGGCCGCTAATCCCCCGGAAAACCGAGTCATTACGATTTAA